A stretch of Aedes aegypti strain LVP_AGWG chromosome 2, AaegL5.0 Primary Assembly, whole genome shotgun sequence DNA encodes these proteins:
- the LOC5576514 gene encoding circadian locomoter output cycles protein kaput has protein sequence MEDDPDDKDDTKRKSRNLSEKKRRDQFNLLVNELSSMVSSNSRKMDKSTVLKSTIAFLKSHNEIAVRSRVHEIQTDWKPSFLSNEEFTHLILEALDGFIIVFSSTGRVFYASESITSLLGHLPSDLLNMTVYDMVYEDDQNDLYNILLNPAAVVDPLQTGISRENQVTFSCYIKRGTADYRTEVSYELVQFTGYFRSDVDADSLMTTSRFSGYMTDADTRLIFVGTGRLQTPQLIREMSIVDSSKSEFTSRHSLEWKFLFLDHRAPPIIGYLPFEVLGTSGYDYYHFDDLEKVVSCHEALMQKGEGTSCFYRFLTKGQQWIWLQTRFYITYHQWNSKPEFVVCTHRVVSYADVMKQMRNQAGGEGKFSEDTDSVSIGVERKFQPSSSQSLLATSPWSSKSSRTSRIAPTPGGSPTGAPSRGRHRYNTYQGPGSDSVTSMSAESHVSRQSMMTQHSSKSRVRSNTFHSKPSSQDGSSQHTAAHFILQQQMMPNPQQPSPESFQQMLATTQHQIRPPPAAAIITPPVTQIISPAGFIEPQQYLAAIPVQPVAGFPPDSSTGVLSPIPPTSPAAYAVHPTVPSAAGSVVLTPAQNQVQDQLQRKHEELQHLIMHQQEELRRVQEQLLMARYGLLPSIVTLPFTSASSSTIDISSRCSSSTSYLQHHQSSHSSHQYPTHPSLANQPQNLLNPQPQQPDQQMSIPLDQKPIFHPNQQLNFTDTGQPKLPGDPNSEAISYMQLTPVPIHHLQQQSQPLQQQQQHHHQMQNPGMNLPGPSGNSMELLQYQMAEEQAQTLFTSGMEQQQQQQQHLPQPQQQHHHHQQQQQQQMHHQHSHHHQHHHQHHHHQQQQQQQQQQPQHHQSQHHHSQSSSVGSPGGSTRSHPRSDM, from the exons ATGGAGGATGATCCGGATGACAAAGATGATACCAAAAG GAAGTCCCGGAACCTCAGTGAGAAGAAACGCCGTGACCAGTTCAACCTGTTGGTCAACGAGCTCAGCTCGATGGTGTCGTCCAATAGCCGCAAGATGGACAAGAGCACGGTGCTCAAGTCGACGATCGCATTCCTGAAGAGTCACAACGAAATCGCGGTCCGGTCTCGGGTGCACGAGATCCAGACCGATTGGAAGCCTTCGTTTCTGTCCAATGAGGAGTTCACGCACTTGATTCTGGAGGCGCTGGATGGGTTCATCATCGTTTTTTCATCGACGGGTCGGGTGTTTTACGCATCGGAGAGTATAACGTCACTTCTGGGTCATCTGCCT AGTGACTTGCTCAACATGACCGTGTACGATATGGTGTACGAGGACGACCAGAATGATCTGTACAACATTCTGCTGAATCCGGCGGCGGTGGTGGATCCTTTGCAGACGGGAATCTCCCGTGAAAATCAGGTTACCTTTTCGTGCTATATCAAGCGTGGTACGGCTGATTACCGGACGGAGGTTTCGTACGAGTTGGTTCAATTCACCGGATACTTTA GAAGTGATGTGGACGCTGATTCCTTGATGACAACGTCGCGGTTTAGTGGTTACATGACCGATGCCGATACGAGGTTGATCTTCGTGGGGACGGGAAGGCTGCAGACGCCCCAGCTGATCAGGGAGATGTCGATTGTTGATAGTTCCAAGAGTGAGTTTACTTCGAGGCACAGCTTGGAGTGGAAGTTTCTCTTTCTGGACCATCGGGCACCGCCCATAATTGGCTACCTACCGTTCGAGGTGTTGGGGACTTCCGGGTATGATTACTATCATTTCGATGACCTGGAGAAGGTAGTTTCGTGTCATGAAGCTT TAATGCAGAAAGGAGAGGGAACCTCGTGTTTCTATAGGTTTCTTACCAAAGGCCAACAGTGGATTTGGCTGCAAACTCGGTTTTACATCACCTACCATCAATGGAACTCCAAACCTGAATTCGTGGTGTGTACGCATCGTGTCGTCAGTTATGCCGATGTGATGAAACAAATGCGAAATCAAGCTGGTGGAGAGGGCAAGTTTTCCGAAGATACGGATAGCGTCAGTATAGGGGTAGAGCGGAAGTTTCAACCGAGCTCGTCGCAAAGTTTACTGGCAACATCTCCGTGGAGTTCGAAGAGCTCTCGTACTTCACGGATAGCGCCAACTCCAGGAGGATCCCCCACAGGTGCTCCGTCAAGAGGAAGACATAGGTACAACACCTACCAAGGTCCTGGATCTGACTCGGTAACTTCAATGTCTGCTGAATCACATGTCAGTCGACAATCGATGATGACGCAGCATAGTTCA AAATCACGAGTTCGCTCCAACACTTTCCACTCAAAGCCTTCCTCTCAAGACGGAAGCAGTCAGCATACGGCGGCTCATTTCATACTCCAGCAGCAGATGATGCCGAATCCTCAACAGCCATCTCCGGAGTCTTTTCAACAGATGCTGGCGACAACTCAGCACCAGATTCGGCCTCCTCCGGCAGCTGCAATCATCACCCCACCCGTCACTCAGATCATCAGCCCAGCTGGGTTTATCGAACCGCAACAGTATTTGGCAGCGATTCCGGTGCAACCAGTagcaggatttcctccggacTCGTCAACCGGCGTTCTATCTCCCATTCCACCGACATCTCCTGCGGCATATGCGGTTCATCCTACTGTTCCTTCTGCGGCAGGGAGCGTCGTGCTAACTCCAGCGCAGAACCAGGTTCAAGATCAGTTACAGCGAAAACATGAAGAGCTTCAGCATCTGATCATGCACCAGCAGGAAGAACTCCGGAGAGTTCAGGAACAATTGCTAATGGCGCGTTACGGCCTGTTACCTTCCATTGTGACTCTTCCATTCACATCCGCATCCAGCAGTACCATCGATATTAGCAGTAGATGTAGCAGCAGTACATCATATCTTCAACATCACCAGTCATCTCACAGTAGTCATCAATATCCAACGCATCCTAGTCTGGCGAATCAGCCGCAAAACTTACTAAACCCACAGCCGCAGCAACCCGACCAACAGATGTCTATACCTCTAGATCAGAAACCGATCTTCCATCCTAACCAGCAGCTCAATTTCACTGACACCGGCCAGCCGAAGCTTCCTGGAGACCCTAACAGTGAGGCTATTTCCTACATGCAGCTAACTCCCGTCCCAATTCATCACCTGCAGCAACAGTCACAACCCttgcaacagcaacagcagcatcaTCATCAAATGCAGAACCCTGGTATGAATCTACCCGGCCCCAGTGGCAACAGCATGGAGCTATTGCAGTACCAAATGGCAGAAGAGCAAGCTCAAACCTTGTTCACATCGGGCATGgagcaacagcagcaacaacaacagcaccTTCCTCAACCGCAACAACAGCATCATCATcaccaacaacagcagcagcagcaaatgCACCATCAGCATTCGCATCACCATCAGCACCATCATCAACACCACCACcatcagcaacaacaacaacaacaacagcaacagccgCAACATCACCAATCACAGCATCATCACTCGCAAAGCTCTTCAGTGGGGTCGCCGGGAGGTTCCACCCGAAGTCACCCCAGGAGCGATATGTAG